Proteins encoded together in one Cyanobium sp. WAJ14-Wanaka window:
- the feoB gene encoding ferrous iron transport protein B, whose amino-acid sequence MTTIAVLGMPNTGKSTLFNQLTGSHAHIGNWPGITVDLMQASLELQGQSAQLVDLPGIYDLRGHSEDEAVVRRFLEATPLDLVVLVLNASQLDRQLRLAIQVQRLGLPALVLLNMADEARRFGVSIDLGALSRELEMPVLLVSAKHRRGLGEARHAMVKLLAAGCEQGNGERSGDRGDQKPLAQLENCLELGDAGLQAQISHLLGLAVTLPPQWRDRLSRRLDGVLLHPLFGLPLFFLVMALMFQAIYAVGVPLQEGLGSLLDAFGKGVIAPLIGGLPVFLQGFLLEGLYQGIGTVSAFLPVIFLFFLAMGVVEDSGYLSRAAYLMDAFMERLGLDGRSFVLSLMGFGCNVPAILGTRVMRDRGLRLLSMLIIPFSLCSARLNVFLFMASVFFAPRVGALVIFGLYVISFAAAILTALIFKGRFNSSEPLVLELPPYRFPTLRQMFSRAWLEVRHFWFWARRFIIFGVIAVWLLNNLPFGVEPASAESFSGLMGRALMPILGPIGINPKLAVALVFGFIAKEIVLGGLAVIYSQADPIALGNAIAADVTWVQAISFMLFTLLYTPCLSTVAVIRSESKSAKFTTFSVLWSLLLAWGTSFAFVQGARLMGWS is encoded by the coding sequence ATGACCACGATTGCGGTGTTGGGCATGCCCAACACGGGAAAATCCACCCTCTTCAACCAGCTCACCGGCAGCCACGCCCATATCGGCAATTGGCCTGGGATCACGGTGGATTTAATGCAGGCCAGCCTGGAGCTGCAGGGCCAGAGCGCCCAGCTGGTGGATCTGCCAGGCATCTACGACCTGCGGGGCCATTCGGAAGATGAGGCGGTGGTGCGCCGCTTCCTTGAAGCCACCCCCTTGGACCTGGTGGTGCTGGTGCTCAATGCCAGCCAGCTGGATCGCCAATTGCGCCTGGCGATCCAGGTGCAGCGGCTGGGGCTACCGGCGTTGGTGCTGCTGAACATGGCCGATGAGGCCCGTCGCTTTGGGGTCTCGATAGATCTGGGCGCCCTCTCCCGGGAGCTGGAGATGCCGGTGCTGCTGGTCAGCGCCAAACACCGGCGCGGGCTGGGGGAGGCCCGCCACGCCATGGTCAAATTGCTGGCGGCTGGGTGCGAGCAAGGGAATGGCGAGCGCAGTGGCGATCGGGGTGATCAAAAGCCCCTGGCCCAACTGGAAAACTGCCTCGAGCTGGGCGATGCCGGCCTCCAGGCCCAAATCAGCCACCTGCTTGGGCTGGCGGTGACCCTGCCGCCCCAATGGCGGGACCGGCTCAGTCGACGGCTGGATGGGGTTCTGCTCCATCCCCTGTTTGGTCTGCCCCTCTTTTTCCTGGTGATGGCCCTGATGTTTCAGGCCATCTATGCGGTGGGGGTGCCCTTGCAGGAGGGCTTGGGCTCACTCCTAGATGCCTTTGGCAAAGGGGTGATCGCCCCATTGATTGGGGGCTTGCCGGTCTTTTTGCAGGGTTTCCTGCTCGAGGGGCTCTACCAGGGCATTGGCACGGTGAGCGCCTTTTTGCCCGTGATCTTTCTCTTCTTCCTGGCCATGGGCGTGGTGGAAGACAGCGGCTATCTCTCTCGAGCCGCCTACCTAATGGATGCCTTTATGGAGCGGCTTGGCCTCGACGGCCGCTCCTTCGTGCTCTCGCTGATGGGCTTTGGCTGCAATGTGCCGGCGATCCTTGGCACCCGGGTGATGCGTGATCGGGGCCTGCGGTTGCTTTCGATGCTGATTATTCCCTTCTCGCTCTGCTCGGCGCGCCTGAACGTCTTTTTGTTCATGGCCTCGGTGTTTTTTGCACCCAGGGTTGGGGCCTTGGTGATTTTTGGCCTCTATGTGATCAGTTTTGCTGCGGCGATTCTCACGGCCCTGATTTTTAAGGGCCGCTTCAACAGCTCTGAGCCCCTGGTGTTGGAGTTGCCGCCCTATCGCTTCCCCACCCTGCGCCAGATGTTTTCGCGGGCGTGGCTTGAGGTGCGCCACTTCTGGTTTTGGGCTAGGCGCTTCATCATTTTTGGTGTGATTGCGGTGTGGCTGCTAAACAACCTGCCCTTTGGGGTGGAGCCCGCCTCAGCTGAGTCATTTTCCGGTTTGATGGGTAGGGCCCTGATGCCAATTCTGGGGCCGATAGGCATCAATCCCAAGCTGGCCGTTGCCCTGGTGTTTGGCTTTATTGCCAAGGAGATTGTGCTGGGAGGTTTGGCGGTGATCTACAGCCAGGCCGATCCAATTGCCCTTGGCAATGCGATTGCGGCTGATGTCACCTGGGTTCAAGCGATTAGTTTTATGTTGTTTACCCTGCTCTATACCCCTTGCCTGTCAACGGTGGCGGTGATTCGAAGTGAATCAAAGAGTGCCAAATTCACCACATTTTCTGTGCTGTGGTCGCTGCTATTGGCCTGGGGCACCAGCTTTGCCTTCGTGCAGGGGGCGCGGCTGATGGGCTGGAGCTAG
- a CDS encoding FeoA family protein: MRKQAHLADLAPGHSATINAIEATAGLRHRLEAMGLSQGKQVLMLRRGWWSGPLHVRVGMTELMLRRRDAACVGLEPQPALP, from the coding sequence ATGCGAAAGCAGGCTCACCTGGCGGATTTGGCCCCGGGCCATTCCGCCACCATCAATGCCATTGAGGCGACCGCTGGCCTGCGCCACCGCCTCGAGGCCATGGGCCTGAGCCAGGGCAAGCAGGTGCTGATGCTGCGGCGCGGCTGGTGGTCGGGGCCCCTGCATGTGCGGGTCGGCATGACCGAGCTGATGTTGCGCCGCCGGGATGCGGCCTGCGTGGGCCTCGAACCGCAGCCGGCCCTGCCATGA
- a CDS encoding TrkH family potassium uptake protein, protein MSSLLGGLNQWRHRLSVPQFTAVTGVLVIGFGTILLASPACSTDDVGLWEALFTVTSAITVTGLSIIDVSRDLTWFGQGILAGLIITGGLGLMAITTFLQGFVQGKSGLRHRLDKGRSLDEFGVGGIGPTFNRILLTAFCFMGMGTVLLYAFGFSDIRNPAERLWAALFHCISAYNNAGFGLWGDNLVHYRDNPWVNGVIGTLIVMGGLGWRVSNELWSNRKSLLKLQFKRFSLHSRLVVRSTSILICLGAIGLLITEHFASDGVIQTLPFWSALQVTLFQSITTRTAGFNTVPLSLETFSDAALLLMIVLMFIGASPGGTGGGIKTTTMAVLIGATRSTLEGKEEVIIRKRRLDDSLLLKAVGITLASLVFVVLMTLLLGLGPTPGGESSVKAFSFLEKLFTCMSAFGTVGLDLGVTAQLNRWGQLVLMVGMFVGRMGILLLLSAILGSRPQPRMGYPREDLYL, encoded by the coding sequence ATGTCGAGCTTGTTGGGTGGGTTAAACCAATGGCGCCATCGGCTGTCGGTACCCCAGTTCACCGCCGTAACCGGTGTGCTGGTGATCGGCTTTGGCACCATCCTTCTGGCTAGCCCGGCCTGCTCAACCGACGACGTGGGCCTCTGGGAAGCCCTCTTCACCGTGACCTCGGCGATCACCGTGACCGGCCTCTCAATCATTGATGTGAGCCGCGACCTCACCTGGTTTGGCCAGGGAATCCTGGCGGGATTGATCATCACGGGGGGCTTGGGCCTGATGGCGATCACCACCTTTTTGCAGGGCTTCGTGCAGGGCAAATCGGGCCTGCGCCATCGCCTCGACAAGGGCCGCTCCCTCGATGAATTTGGCGTGGGCGGCATCGGCCCCACCTTTAACCGCATCCTGCTGACGGCCTTTTGTTTTATGGGCATGGGCACGGTGTTGCTCTATGCCTTCGGTTTCAGTGATATCCGCAATCCGGCCGAGAGGCTCTGGGCGGCGCTGTTTCACTGCATCAGCGCCTACAACAACGCCGGCTTTGGCCTCTGGGGCGACAACCTGGTGCACTACCGCGACAACCCCTGGGTCAACGGGGTAATCGGCACTTTGATAGTGATGGGAGGCCTGGGTTGGCGGGTATCCAATGAACTCTGGAGCAACCGCAAAAGCCTGCTCAAACTGCAGTTCAAGCGATTCAGCCTGCACAGCCGTCTGGTGGTGCGCAGCACCTCGATCCTGATTTGCCTGGGTGCGATCGGCCTATTGATCACCGAGCACTTCGCCAGTGATGGGGTGATCCAAACCCTGCCCTTTTGGTCAGCCCTTCAGGTCACCCTGTTCCAATCGATCACCACCCGCACCGCTGGTTTCAACACGGTGCCCCTATCCCTCGAAACCTTCTCGGATGCGGCCCTGCTGCTGATGATCGTGCTGATGTTCATCGGAGCCAGCCCTGGGGGCACCGGCGGCGGGATCAAAACCACCACCATGGCGGTCTTGATCGGCGCCACCCGCTCCACCCTCGAAGGCAAGGAGGAAGTGATCATCCGCAAACGCCGCCTCGACGACAGCCTGTTGCTTAAGGCCGTAGGCATCACCCTGGCCTCCCTGGTTTTTGTGGTGCTGATGACCCTGCTGCTGGGCCTCGGCCCCACCCCGGGGGGTGAAAGTTCGGTGAAGGCCTTTTCCTTCCTCGAAAAACTATTTACCTGCATGTCGGCCTTTGGCACCGTGGGCCTCGACCTGGGGGTCACCGCCCAGCTGAACCGCTGGGGTCAACTGGTGCTGATGGTGGGCATGTTTGTGGGCAGGATGGGGATCCTGTTGCTGCTATCGGCCATCCTGGGTAGCCGCCCCCAACCCCGCATGGGCTACCCCCGCGAAGACCTCTACCTCTAA
- a CDS encoding TrkA family potassium uptake protein — MGTWWQPLQTANSTYRGGFAVIGVGRFGSALCQELIQAGADVLAIDSNQRAIDELRQRQPAIEARVVDCTDEEALRAAGVLDMATVVVAMSEPIEASVTATLIAKDSADSQVKQVIARATSDIHMRMLQRVGADRVIFPSQMQGQRLGQELVRPNLLERLRLDDNNSIEEIRVPQQFVGQSLRDLNLRKNFRVSVLAVGPDNNLTVNPPASHVMETGELMVVMGSQEALTSLPSVDAGNPKGQ, encoded by the coding sequence ATGGGCACCTGGTGGCAACCACTTCAAACGGCCAACTCCACCTACAGGGGTGGATTTGCAGTGATCGGCGTGGGTCGATTCGGTTCGGCCCTCTGCCAGGAATTGATCCAGGCCGGAGCGGATGTGCTGGCCATCGATAGCAACCAGCGGGCCATCGATGAGCTGCGGCAGCGGCAGCCGGCAATCGAGGCCAGGGTTGTGGATTGCACCGACGAGGAGGCGCTGCGGGCCGCGGGGGTACTGGACATGGCCACTGTGGTGGTGGCGATGAGCGAACCGATCGAGGCCAGCGTTACCGCCACCCTGATTGCCAAGGACAGCGCCGACTCCCAGGTCAAACAGGTAATCGCCCGGGCCACCAGCGACATCCACATGCGCATGCTCCAGCGGGTCGGCGCCGACCGGGTGATCTTCCCTTCCCAAATGCAGGGCCAAAGGCTTGGTCAGGAGCTGGTGCGCCCCAACCTGCTCGAGCGCCTCAGGCTCGATGACAACAACAGCATCGAGGAAATCCGGGTGCCCCAGCAATTCGTGGGCCAAAGCCTGCGGGACCTCAACCTGCGCAAAAACTTTCGGGTCAGTGTGCTGGCCGTAGGCCCCGACAACAACCTGACCGTCAATCCACCGGCATCCCACGTGATGGAAACTGGGGAGCTGATGGTGGTGATGGGCAGCCAGGAGGCCCTTACGAGCTTGCCCTCCGTTGACGCAGGGAATCCCAAAGGGCAATAG
- a CDS encoding DUF475 domain-containing protein: MNRRLLRYLAFPLVMCGFGLAAILGFQGLEAAWLTLVLLLLEVSLSFDNAVVNARVLDRLTPGQQSFFLTWGLVIPVFGVRFLGPLLMVAIAGQVGLGEALDAALRHPNEYRKLLEIAEPRILAFGGMFLLMVFFHYFFDDAKTLHWWQALERRLSAAGRIEALEVAIALIILVALVFVAPVGLRGDLMVSGVLGVVLQLLTTSLADGFDSGPQMAVRSGIASLIYLELLDASFSLDGTIGAFAITDNIGLIMVGLGLGALFIRSLTLMLSRERALDHLIYLEHGAHYAIGALGLVMLAGIPLAAHHIHVPEWLTGLIGVLLLAIALWDSLRQRRASS, from the coding sequence ATGAACCGTCGTTTGCTTCGCTATCTCGCCTTCCCCTTGGTCATGTGCGGCTTCGGTCTGGCGGCCATATTGGGATTTCAGGGGTTGGAGGCGGCCTGGCTCACCTTGGTGTTGCTGCTGTTGGAGGTGTCGCTTTCCTTTGACAATGCCGTGGTTAATGCCCGAGTTCTGGACCGGCTAACCCCAGGCCAGCAGAGCTTCTTCCTCACCTGGGGCCTGGTTATTCCCGTCTTTGGCGTGCGCTTTCTGGGCCCATTGCTGATGGTGGCCATCGCCGGCCAGGTGGGTTTGGGTGAGGCCCTGGATGCGGCCCTGCGCCATCCCAACGAATACCGCAAACTGTTGGAAATTGCCGAGCCGCGGATCCTGGCCTTTGGGGGCATGTTTTTGCTGATGGTCTTTTTTCACTACTTTTTCGACGATGCCAAAACCCTCCACTGGTGGCAGGCCCTGGAAAGGCGCCTAAGTGCCGCCGGCCGCATCGAAGCCCTGGAGGTGGCCATCGCCCTGATCATTCTGGTGGCCTTGGTGTTTGTGGCTCCAGTTGGGCTGCGCGGCGATTTGATGGTCAGTGGGGTGTTGGGGGTGGTGCTGCAGCTACTCACCACCTCCCTGGCCGATGGCTTTGACTCGGGGCCCCAGATGGCAGTTCGCAGTGGCATCGCCAGCCTGATCTATCTGGAATTGCTGGATGCTTCCTTCAGCCTCGACGGCACGATCGGCGCCTTTGCGATCACCGACAACATTGGCCTGATCATGGTGGGTCTGGGCCTAGGCGCCCTGTTTATCCGCTCGCTCACCTTGATGCTCAGCCGGGAGCGGGCCCTCGACCACCTGATCTATCTCGAGCATGGAGCCCACTACGCCATTGGCGCCCTGGGCCTGGTGATGTTGGCTGGCATCCCCCTGGCCGCCCACCACATCCATGTGCCCGAGTGGCTTACGGGCTTGATCGGGGTGCTGCTGCTGGCTATTGCCCTTTGGGATTCCCTGCGTCAACGGAGGGCAAGCTCGTAA
- a CDS encoding amino acid ABC transporter ATP-binding protein translates to MSTDPIVEARGVQKWYPNGFHALRGVDLTVHRGEVVVIMGPSGSGKSTFLRTFNALEDFQQGSITVDGMAIDADTRNIEAIRREVGMVFQQFNLFPHLSVLENLTLAPVLVRKRPKAQVEREALELLERVGIAEQAHKFPGQLSGGQQQRVAIARSLCMEPRLMLFDEPTSSLDPEMVQEVLEVMQELAAEGMTMVVVTHEVRFARQVASRVVLMAEGTVVEIAPPEQFFSCPSHPRTQQFLQQIA, encoded by the coding sequence ATGAGCACCGATCCGATCGTTGAGGCCAGGGGCGTGCAGAAGTGGTACCCGAATGGCTTCCACGCCCTCAGGGGTGTGGACCTGACGGTCCATCGCGGTGAGGTGGTGGTGATCATGGGGCCCTCAGGTTCTGGCAAGAGCACCTTCCTGCGCACCTTTAATGCCCTTGAAGATTTCCAGCAGGGTTCGATCACGGTCGATGGCATGGCCATCGATGCCGACACCCGCAACATCGAGGCAATCCGCCGCGAGGTGGGGATGGTGTTTCAGCAGTTCAACCTGTTTCCCCACCTCAGCGTGCTGGAAAATCTCACCCTGGCGCCGGTGCTGGTGCGTAAGCGCCCGAAGGCCCAGGTGGAGAGAGAAGCCCTGGAGCTGTTGGAGCGGGTCGGCATTGCCGAGCAGGCCCATAAATTCCCCGGCCAGCTCTCGGGCGGTCAGCAACAGAGGGTGGCAATTGCCCGCTCGCTTTGCATGGAGCCCCGCCTGATGCTCTTTGATGAGCCCACCAGTTCCCTCGATCCGGAAATGGTGCAGGAGGTGCTGGAGGTGATGCAGGAGCTGGCGGCGGAGGGAATGACGATGGTGGTCGTCACCCATGAGGTGCGCTTTGCCCGTCAGGTCGCCAGCCGGGTGGTGTTGATGGCGGAGGGAACCGTGGTGGAAATCGCACCGCCTGAGCAGTTCTTCTCCTGCCCATCGCACCCGCGCACCCAGCAATTTCTCCAACAGATCGCCTAA
- a CDS encoding amino acid ABC transporter permease codes for MQASAPPPMLRPGPWQRLRRELFGSKLDGLISLALFAALLAAGAGLLRWALTQAQWAVIQTNSTLFAVGRYPIEQQWRLWLLTGLLAAAAGLSWGLLRGGPRAQANRWPTNDRLAAGFLVALAALLPLLLQLSLAIQARWWAITGLLLGLRWASGNWASGRRAGERTLLLRLFPLLWPLLYLLGMVLISGGLGLMPVAPSNWGGLLLTLLEASFAILICFPLGLLLALGRRSELPLLSWGSVIYIEFIRGAPLITLLFLGQNILGFLLPGGLAPDRVWRAAWVLTFFAAAYVAEALRSGLNAVPRGQLEAAQALGLSMPQALLQVVIPQAVRVALPSVVGQFITLLQDTTLLSLIGLLDLLGTARTVMANPAFLGRNAEVYLVLAVLFWCCCAALGLGSRALETRLNPNSPLRSAP; via the coding sequence ATGCAGGCCAGTGCTCCACCGCCGATGTTGCGCCCTGGTCCGTGGCAACGGCTGCGCCGCGAGCTGTTTGGCAGCAAGCTCGACGGACTGATTTCCTTGGCCCTGTTTGCTGCCCTGCTGGCGGCGGGGGCGGGGCTATTGCGCTGGGCACTCACCCAGGCCCAGTGGGCCGTGATTCAAACCAACAGCACCCTGTTTGCGGTGGGCCGCTACCCGATTGAGCAGCAGTGGCGGCTCTGGCTGCTTACGGGCCTTTTGGCCGCCGCCGCCGGTTTGAGCTGGGGTCTGTTGCGGGGTGGGCCCAGGGCCCAGGCCAACCGCTGGCCGACCAACGACCGCCTGGCAGCAGGGTTTTTGGTTGCCCTGGCGGCCCTCCTGCCCCTGCTGCTGCAGCTCAGCTTGGCGATCCAGGCGCGCTGGTGGGCGATCACGGGCCTGCTGTTGGGGCTGCGCTGGGCCAGCGGCAATTGGGCCAGTGGTAGGCGGGCTGGCGAGCGGACCCTGCTGCTGCGCCTGTTCCCCCTGCTGTGGCCCCTGCTCTACCTGCTGGGGATGGTGTTGATCAGTGGCGGCCTGGGCCTGATGCCCGTGGCGCCCTCCAACTGGGGCGGCCTCCTGCTCACCCTGCTCGAAGCCAGCTTTGCCATCCTGATCTGCTTTCCCCTGGGGCTGCTGCTGGCCCTAGGGCGCCGCAGTGAATTGCCCCTGCTGAGCTGGGGCTCGGTGATCTATATCGAATTCATCCGTGGAGCACCCCTGATCACCCTGCTGTTTCTGGGCCAAAACATCCTGGGCTTTTTGCTGCCCGGGGGCCTGGCGCCAGATCGGGTTTGGCGGGCGGCCTGGGTGCTTACTTTCTTTGCGGCGGCCTATGTGGCCGAGGCCCTGCGCTCCGGCCTAAACGCGGTGCCCCGCGGCCAGTTGGAGGCGGCCCAGGCCCTAGGGCTGTCGATGCCCCAGGCCCTGCTGCAGGTGGTGATCCCCCAGGCGGTGCGGGTGGCCCTGCCCTCGGTGGTGGGCCAGTTCATCACCCTCCTCCAAGACACCACCTTGCTCTCCCTGATTGGCCTGCTTGATTTGCTAGGTACGGCTCGCACGGTGATGGCCAACCCGGCCTTCCTTGGCCGCAATGCCGAGGTTTATCTGGTGCTGGCGGTGCTGTTTTGGTGTTGCTGCGCCGCCCTGGGCCTGGGTAGCCGCGCCCTCGAAACCCGCCTCAATCCCAATTCCCCCCTGCGTTCTGCCCCATGA
- a CDS encoding ABC transporter permease subunit (The N-terminal region of this protein, as described by TIGR01726, is a three transmembrane segment that identifies a subfamily of ABC transporter permease subunits, which specificities that include histidine, arginine, glutamine, glutamate, L-cystine (sic), the opines (in Agrobacterium) octopine and nopaline, etc.) yields MGPAPLPAAPPWWRNRRLLPWLIQAGVGLVVLVLVAFLVGNLVRNLTAAGLLLSWSWLDNPAGFDLAESSIPFSASQPYWLGLVAGLVNTLKVVLVGLVGATLLGTLLGAAAFSGNGLLRRLARIYVELVRNIPLLLQLVFWYFVVFLALPNGLQAWQLPGLVLAKSGLYLAWFGKGLAWQAPQLVDGVWQAPLRLTVEFGALLTGLVVYTAAFIAEVVRGGIASVPQGQWEAARALGFSPQLTLGRIVMPQALRVIVPGLNSQYISLAKNSSLAVAVGYTDLYSVAETTLNQTGRAVEVVLLLLGSYLVIDLLISALMNGLNRLVQLRER; encoded by the coding sequence ATGGGCCCAGCCCCGCTGCCGGCCGCGCCTCCCTGGTGGCGTAACCGAAGGCTGTTGCCCTGGCTAATCCAGGCCGGAGTGGGCCTGGTGGTGTTGGTGCTGGTGGCCTTTTTGGTGGGCAACCTGGTGCGCAACCTCACCGCAGCTGGCTTGCTTTTGAGCTGGAGCTGGCTGGATAACCCGGCCGGTTTCGACCTTGCCGAATCCTCCATTCCCTTTTCAGCTAGCCAGCCCTACTGGCTTGGCCTGGTGGCTGGCCTGGTAAACACCCTGAAGGTGGTGCTAGTGGGCCTGGTGGGTGCCACCCTGTTGGGCACCCTTTTGGGGGCAGCGGCCTTCAGCGGCAATGGCCTGCTGCGGCGCCTGGCCCGGATCTATGTGGAGCTGGTGCGCAACATTCCCCTGCTGTTGCAGCTGGTGTTTTGGTATTTCGTGGTCTTTTTGGCCTTGCCCAACGGGCTCCAGGCCTGGCAGTTGCCGGGGCTGGTGCTGGCTAAATCGGGCCTTTATCTGGCCTGGTTTGGCAAGGGTCTGGCCTGGCAAGCACCCCAGCTGGTGGATGGGGTTTGGCAGGCGCCGCTGCGACTCACGGTGGAATTTGGGGCCCTGCTCACGGGCCTGGTGGTTTACACAGCTGCCTTTATTGCCGAGGTGGTGCGTGGGGGCATTGCTTCGGTGCCCCAAGGCCAGTGGGAGGCGGCGCGGGCTTTGGGCTTTTCACCCCAGCTCACCCTGGGGCGGATTGTGATGCCCCAGGCCCTGCGGGTGATCGTGCCTGGCCTCAATAGCCAATACATCTCCTTGGCCAAAAATTCTTCCCTGGCCGTGGCCGTTGGCTACACCGACCTCTATTCCGTGGCCGAAACCACCCTCAACCAAACCGGCAGGGCGGTGGAGGTGGTGCTGTTGCTACTCGGCTCTTACCTGGTGATTGACCTGCTGATCTCGGCGCTGATGAATGGCCTGAACCGGCTTGTGCAGTTGAGGGAACGCTGA
- a CDS encoding amino acid ABC transporter substrate-binding protein yields MPRLRQLTAKLSVGISLGALCALAGCAGDGAGIESQKLATIKGRGTLVCGVDGKLPGFSFVGPDGSYSGLDVEVCRAVAAAVLADPNKVEYRDLNSSERFAALSSGEVDLLSRNTTLTLSRDGAGGNGLSFAPTVFYDGQGVMVPVASGIKGLKDLAGKPICVESGTTTELNLADRMREINAPYTPLKFQTGDQTYAAYLQDRCVAVTSDRSQLAAKRTSFPNPAGHTLLPEVLSKEPLTPATVNGDPAWADAVRWTIYALMQAEELGITQANLQAKLAEAKANPNLADLRRFLGVEGDFGKQLGLPADFVVKVIAAGGNYGEIFERSVGVGSKLKLERGLNRQWKDGGLIYSPPFR; encoded by the coding sequence ATGCCCCGGTTGCGTCAGCTCACCGCCAAGCTTTCCGTGGGGATTTCGCTTGGCGCCCTGTGTGCCCTGGCCGGTTGCGCCGGCGACGGCGCTGGGATCGAAAGCCAGAAGCTGGCCACGATTAAGGGCCGCGGCACCCTGGTCTGTGGAGTGGATGGCAAGTTGCCCGGCTTCAGTTTTGTGGGGCCGGATGGCAGCTACAGCGGCCTTGATGTGGAGGTGTGTCGGGCCGTGGCCGCGGCGGTGCTGGCCGATCCAAACAAGGTGGAATACCGCGATCTCAACTCCAGTGAACGGTTTGCGGCCCTCTCGAGCGGAGAGGTAGATCTCCTTTCGCGCAACACCACCCTGACCCTCAGCCGCGACGGCGCCGGCGGCAATGGCCTCAGCTTTGCCCCCACCGTTTTCTATGACGGCCAGGGGGTAATGGTGCCCGTGGCCAGTGGCATCAAGGGCCTCAAGGATTTGGCCGGCAAGCCGATCTGTGTGGAGAGCGGCACCACCACCGAGCTCAACCTGGCCGATCGGATGCGGGAGATCAATGCCCCCTACACGCCGCTCAAATTCCAAACCGGCGACCAGACCTACGCCGCCTACCTGCAGGACCGCTGCGTGGCCGTCACCAGCGACCGTTCCCAGCTGGCCGCCAAGCGCACCAGTTTCCCCAACCCCGCTGGCCACACCCTGCTGCCCGAGGTGCTCAGTAAGGAGCCCCTCACCCCTGCCACCGTCAATGGCGATCCGGCCTGGGCCGATGCGGTGCGCTGGACGATCTATGCCCTGATGCAGGCAGAGGAATTGGGGATTACCCAGGCCAATCTGCAGGCCAAGTTGGCCGAGGCCAAGGCCAATCCCAACCTGGCGGACCTGCGCCGTTTCTTGGGTGTGGAGGGGGATTTCGGCAAGCAGCTGGGCCTGCCCGCCGATTTCGTTGTCAAGGTGATTGCAGCCGGCGGAAATTACGGCGAAATTTTTGAGCGAAGCGTGGGGGTGGGCTCCAAGCTCAAGCTGGAGAGGGGCCTTAACCGCCAGTGGAAAGACGGTGGCCTGATCTATTCGCCCCCCTTCCGTTGA